The following proteins come from a genomic window of Malus domestica chromosome 02, GDT2T_hap1:
- the LOC103401750 gene encoding uncharacterized protein isoform X1, giving the protein MSTDDVDAAELLLRLSIFGFSQLSASDQLQETEEVRNKLVHQGVPVLEQLPEETEEDLRVRTFTELFKKLPFSEHDIFLSKVVKKFKREGQCGELVSWFSTQLDFKEQQEVIGKIVHVTADYDETSDEDAILGRFSQLSRDYTDYGHKLLVPCMEEHKKKRKDKQRTAKEETSSDWQFRFDEFFFGFSIVWFKGQSVSSQDKEQDFRLRKFSELLHTKALPFGIQVYLIDMVVEELRESHHWTRLVRDIDGILSYLLTFGFSLRSPIDQQRKIEEISSEAGGKFEIIKRLVEESEGDFRMRTFASQVHKVGLRTRAAILFEVSNKFFCERKLHDLTLLFRQLGSNGRKNLIEQLFDWLMETYYSSKYTKDVIIEKLSEESEEDFRVRRFIKLCTTHPSLWDQNEVAKWDLTSMLQTSGNREINKAKHDGISVSHNYFSSRYAEFYFGLSVIWFKTNKSGIHSIEVLLGEAEEGDTIEKLCGENEEDFRLRRFIESFNQLQVSSQEYIVKYILRSLEQNIYKEGGLLTAWLTYNDVFPTWFEDLPSALGLLKGKLVTEGVAEGPGGRAYSFEEDLPSALEFIKVKIPNLRGGTRRRGRGSRSRRRRRRSNRNYRNKSTDGSMICNNAQVISEQNYHI; this is encoded by the coding sequence ATGTCTACTGATGACGTTGATGCTGCTGAACTACTTTTGCGCCTTTCAATTTTTGGATTCAGCCAACTATCTGCTAGTGATCAACTACAGGAGACGGAAGAAGTACGTAATAAACTGGTTCATCAAGGTGTTCCAGTGCTCGAGCAACTTCCCGAAGAAACCGAGGAGGATTTGAGAGTCAGAACATTCACAGAGCTATTCAAGAAACTTCCCTTCTCTGAGCATGATATTTTCCTTTCCAAAGTTGTAAAGAAATTCAAGCGCGAAGGGCAATGTGGCGAACTGGTTTCTTGGTTCAGTACTCAACTAGATTTCAAGGAACAACAAGAAGTGATTGGTAAAATTGTTCATGTCACAGCTGATTATGACGAAACCAGTGATGAAGATGCCATACTAGGAAGATTTTCACAGCTGTCGAGAGATTATACCGACTATGGTCATAAGCTTCTTGTCCCCTGCATGGAAGAACATAAAAAGAAACGAAAAGATAAACAGAGGACAGCCAAAGAGGAAACTAGTTCGGATTGGCAATTCcgttttgatgagtttttcTTTGGTTTCTCAATTGTTTGGTTCAAGGGACAAAGCGTCAGTAGTCAGGACAAGGAGCAGGATTTCAGACTCAGAAAATTCTCAGAGCTTCTGCACACGAAAGCACTTCCCTTTGGTATTCAAGTGTATTTGATTGACATGGTTGTAGAGGAACTGCGTGAATCTCACCATTGGACTAGACTTGTCCGTGATATTGATGGAATACTATCCTATCTCTTAACTTTTGGATTTAGCCTACGGTCCCCCATTGATCAACAACGgaagattgaagaaatctcTAGTGAAGCTGGTGGAAAGTTTGAGATCATCAAAAGACTGGTGGAAGAAAGTGAGGGAGATTTCAGAATGAGAACGTTCGCAAGCCAAGTTCACAAAGTCGGGTTAAGAACCCGAGCTGCTATTCTTTTCGAAGTTTCAAACAAGTTCTTCTGTGAAAGAAAGTTGCATGACTTAACTCTTTTGTTCAGGCAACTAGGCTCCAACGGTCGGAAAAATCTGATAGAACAATTGTTTGATTGGTTAATGGAAACGTACTATTCAAGCAAGTATACCAAAGATGTCATAATCGAGAAACTCTCCGAAGAAAGTGAGGAGGATTTCAGGGTCAGAAGATTTATAAAGCTCTGTACTACGCATCCTTCCCTCTGGGATCAGAATGAAGTTGCGAAATGGGATCTCACAAGTATGCTGCAAACATCCGGTAACCGAGAGATCAATAAAGCCAAACACGATGGTATTTCAGTATCACACAATTATTTCTCCTCGCGATATGCTGAATTTTACTTTGGTTTGTCTGTTATTTGGTTCAAGACCAACAAATCAGGAATCCACTCCATTGAAGTACTTCTCGGTGAAGCTGAAGAAGGTGACACAATAGAGAAACTCTGCGGAGAGAATGAGGAGGATTTCAGACTCCGAAGATTCATCGAGTCGTTTAATCAACTTCAAGTCAGCTCCCAAGAGTACATCGTCAAATATATACTGAGATCGCTAGAGCAAAATATTTATAAGGAAGGAGGTCTTTTAACAGCTTGGCTGACCTACAACGACGTGTTTCCCACCTGGTTCGAAGATCTTCCCTCTGCTCTTGGACTCTTGAAGGGAAAACTAGTAACAGAGGGAGTCGCTGAAGGACCAGGAGGACGAGCATACTCGTTTGAAGAAGATCTTCCCTCTGCTCTTGAATTCATCAAGGTAAAAATTCCAAATCTAAGGGGGGGGACGAGAAGGAGGGGGAGGGGCAGCCGctcaaggaggaggaggaggaggagcaaCCGCAATTACAGGAACAAGTCAACAGACGGGTCAATGATTTGCAACAATGCACAAGTTATCTCCGAACAAAACTACCATATTTAA
- the LOC103401750 gene encoding uncharacterized protein isoform X2: MSTDDVDAAELLLRLSIFGFSQLSASDQLQETEEVRNKLVHQGVPVLEQLPEETEEDLRVRTFTELFKKLPFSEHDIFLSKVVKKFKREGQCGELVSWFSTQLDFKEQQEVIGKIVHVTADYDETSDEDAILGRFSQLSRDYTDYGHKLLVPCMEEHKKKRKDKQRTAKEETSSDWQFRFDEFFFGFSIVWFKGQSVSSQDKEQDFRLRKFSELLHTKALPFGIQVYLIDMVVEELRESHHWTRLVRDIDGILSYLLTFGFSLRSPIDQQRKIEEISSEAGGKFEIIKRLVEESEGDFRMRTFASQVHKVGLRTRAAILFEVSNKFFCERKLHDLTLLFRQLGSNGRKNLIEQLFDWLMETYYSSKYTKDVIIEKLSEESEEDFRVRRFIKLCTTHPSLWDQNEVAKWDLTSMLQTSDQQIRNPLH, translated from the exons ATGTCTACTGATGACGTTGATGCTGCTGAACTACTTTTGCGCCTTTCAATTTTTGGATTCAGCCAACTATCTGCTAGTGATCAACTACAGGAGACGGAAGAAGTACGTAATAAACTGGTTCATCAAGGTGTTCCAGTGCTCGAGCAACTTCCCGAAGAAACCGAGGAGGATTTGAGAGTCAGAACATTCACAGAGCTATTCAAGAAACTTCCCTTCTCTGAGCATGATATTTTCCTTTCCAAAGTTGTAAAGAAATTCAAGCGCGAAGGGCAATGTGGCGAACTGGTTTCTTGGTTCAGTACTCAACTAGATTTCAAGGAACAACAAGAAGTGATTGGTAAAATTGTTCATGTCACAGCTGATTATGACGAAACCAGTGATGAAGATGCCATACTAGGAAGATTTTCACAGCTGTCGAGAGATTATACCGACTATGGTCATAAGCTTCTTGTCCCCTGCATGGAAGAACATAAAAAGAAACGAAAAGATAAACAGAGGACAGCCAAAGAGGAAACTAGTTCGGATTGGCAATTCcgttttgatgagtttttcTTTGGTTTCTCAATTGTTTGGTTCAAGGGACAAAGCGTCAGTAGTCAGGACAAGGAGCAGGATTTCAGACTCAGAAAATTCTCAGAGCTTCTGCACACGAAAGCACTTCCCTTTGGTATTCAAGTGTATTTGATTGACATGGTTGTAGAGGAACTGCGTGAATCTCACCATTGGACTAGACTTGTCCGTGATATTGATGGAATACTATCCTATCTCTTAACTTTTGGATTTAGCCTACGGTCCCCCATTGATCAACAACGgaagattgaagaaatctcTAGTGAAGCTGGTGGAAAGTTTGAGATCATCAAAAGACTGGTGGAAGAAAGTGAGGGAGATTTCAGAATGAGAACGTTCGCAAGCCAAGTTCACAAAGTCGGGTTAAGAACCCGAGCTGCTATTCTTTTCGAAGTTTCAAACAAGTTCTTCTGTGAAAGAAAGTTGCATGACTTAACTCTTTTGTTCAGGCAACTAGGCTCCAACGGTCGGAAAAATCTGATAGAACAATTGTTTGATTGGTTAATGGAAACGTACTATTCAAGCAAGTATACCAAAGATGTCATAATCGAGAAACTCTCCGAAGAAAGTGAGGAGGATTTCAGGGTCAGAAGATTTATAAAGCTCTGTACTACGCATCCTTCCCTCTGGGATCAGAATGAAGTTGCGAAATGGGATCTCACAAGTATGCTGCAAACATCCG ACCAACAAATCAGGAATCCACTCCATTGA